A window of Cryptomeria japonica chromosome 3, Sugi_1.0, whole genome shotgun sequence contains these coding sequences:
- the LOC131036754 gene encoding peroxidase 66, which produces MAMKIKVLALLLCICICNNAIERAEAALSLSKDYYKQTCPNAENVIRETIRNATSFDPKIPARILRMHFHDCFIRGCDGSVLLDSTANNTAEKDAPPNVSLRAFYVIDDAKTRLESLCPQTVSCADILAIAARDVVVLAGGPNWDVLKGRKDGVISSANETRNLPAPSFNVSQLLQSFILRGLSLHDLVALSGGHTLGFSHCSSFSSRLHKFNATHSMDPSMQPQFAQSLLSVCPNPTTNRSAGAFLDSTSTRFDNAYFKRLVEGKGVFGSDQALFTENKTKTMVKTFAKDEKAFFRAFRRSMLKMGSVGMQTSDSQIRLNCRKVNS; this is translated from the exons ATGGCTATGAAAATTAAGGTATTGGCTTTGCTCTTGTGCATCTGCATCTGCAACAATGCAATAGAGAGGGCAGAGGCAGCACTGAGCTTAAGCAAGGACTACTACAAACAGACATGCCCTAACGCGGAGAATGTGATAAGAGAGACCATACGCAATGCTACAAGCTTCGACCCAAAAATCCCTGCTCGCATTCTCCGAATGCACTTTCACGACTGCTTCATTCGG GGATGCGATGGATCAGTGCTGTTAGACTCCACCGCTAACAATACAGCAGAGAAAGATGCACCACCCAACGTCTCACTCCGTGCGTTTTACGTAATCGATGATGCCAAGACCAGGCTCGAGTCTCTCTGTCCCCAAACTGTCTCATGTGCTGACATTCTCGCCATTGCCGCCAGGGACGTTGTGGTGCTC GCTGGAGGTCCAAATTGGGACGTACTAAAGGGACGAAAGGACGGCGTGATATCGAGCGCAAACGAGACGAGGAATTTGCCAGCTCCCTCGTTCAACGTTTCTCAACTTTTACAGAGCTTCATTCTTCGCGGACTCTCCCTCCACGATCTCGTTGCATTGTCCG GCGGGCACACGTTGGGGTTTTCTCACTGCTCTTCATTTTCGAGCAGACTGCACAAGTTCAATGCAACGCATAGCATGGATCCCAGCATGCAGCCTCAGTTCGCGCAGAGCTTGTTGAGCGTGTGCCCCAACCCCACTACCAACCGCAGCGCAGGCGCATTTCTGGATTCCACCTCTACTCGCTTCGACAATGCATATTTTAAGCGTTTAGTGGAAGGCAAAGGAGTGTTCGGCTCCGACCAGGCTCTGTTTACAGAGAACAAGACCAAAACCATGGTGAAGACTTTTGCTAAGGACGAGAAGGCCTTTTTCAGAGCATTTAGGAGGTCCATGCTCAAGATGGGCAGCGTCGGAATGCAGACAAGTGACTCCCAGATCAGATTGAACTGCAGGAAAGTCAATTCCTGA